A single window of Toxoplasma gondii ME49 chromosome Ib, whole genome shotgun sequence DNA harbors:
- a CDS encoding syntaxin protein (encoded by transcript TGME49_209820~Predicted trans-membrane domain (TMHMM2.0):114-137:196-216:225-248:624-647): MHVRSSSSFSTNRLSFRCVFPFSWLFFVHTERGFAFKNEHGQERAEAAFVVGKHSHRDWRGFANPHSFLSRFVLLCLRFPSFFPGLPGCLASRLRLSSVSDSFVQFSAFPPVFRHLWLFFAAPSSVRFFLFSVFIISRARCFPSVSRLPNLLFSVHLSLVRFLDAFESFLPACFPPQLSHASLQLLAVCFRPQATDCLFFRASLAFSSLSSALFVSRRKSLLFTSLPFFFSVSLSLALVSVSFSLFLSRVLPRRVFASVLLRSSLLCLARLFRGTPLHCVVHGSSLCRSSGRSPPGSCTPCAKRPSSKKLKMQDLFEDLRELARQLSPQAAPRMHAWKFRDSRSASVGVCVVRSSNARSPEEDEDTESSEQDGEEARETPQFMTEYFEKIHVLKRALQEISKNLEKMKDLKRAAVTASNPDEERDASHLLNKLLDATTGMIRKTKGALQVIKEENLLFTRRFPEKISEGRIRFNMHQIVARHLQQITVECQQAETEYKTVIKKRICRQVKIVYPEASAEEVEQLVESGDLSAAAAVKMRVTGTHQSLRNAVADLQDKYRDILRLEQSVAELHQMFVELAFLVDQQGELLDQIQYNVTNAKDYTAQAEKELLQARKNQQSAKKRMCWLSVCILVLVIIILVPVILNIVK, encoded by the exons atgcatgtaagGAGCTCCTCGTCCTTCAGTACAAACCGTTTGTCTTTTCGGTGcgttttccctttttcttGGTTGTTCTTCGTTCACACGGAACGCGGCTTCGCCTTCAAAAACGAGCACGGACAAGAACGCGCGGAGGCGGCCTTTGTTGTCGGAAAGCACTCGCACCGAGACTGGCGGGGGTTCGCAAATCCTCACAGTTTCTTGTCTCGTTTTGTCTTGCTCTGCTTGcgctttccttcgtttttccctGGCCTGCCCGgctgtctcgcctcccgccttcgactctcgtctgtctcggaCTCATTCGTGCAGTTCTCAGCCTTCCCCCCGGTTTTCCGGCACCTTTGGCTCTTTTTTGCAGCTCCGTCGTCGGTCaggttctttctcttctccgttttcatAATCTCTCGCGCGCGTTGTTTTCCAagtgtctcccgtctcccaaatctcttgttctccgtACACCTTTCTCTTGTCCGTTTTCTCGACGCTTTCGAGTCCTTTCTCCccgcttgttttcctcctCAGCTTTCTCATGCCTCCCTGCAGCTCCTCGCGGTTTGCTTTCGTCCACAGGCAACGGactgtctttttttccgcgcgtctctggccttctcttctctctcgtcagctctcttcgtctctaGGCGCAagtctctccttttcacctctctgcccttcttcttctccgtctcgttgtctcttgcccttgtctccgtctccttctctctgtttctctcgcgcgtccTTCCGCGCCGagtcttcgcctctgttctgctccgctcgtctctgctctgcctCGCGCGTCTGTTCCGGGGAACTCCGCTTCACTGTGTCGTCCATGGTTCCTCTCTGTGCCGGAGCTCTGGGAGGTCTCCCCCAGGTTCGTGCACACCTTGCGCGAAACGGCCTTCTTCGAAGAAGCTGAAAATGCAGGACTTGTTCGAGGACCTCCGCGAGCTCGCGCGGCAACTGTCGCCGCAGGCCgctccgcgcatgcatgcgtggaaATTCAGAGACTCGCGATCCGCCTCCGTGGGTGTTTGCGTCGTTCGCAGCTCCAACGCGCGTAGcccagaagaagatgaagacacAGAGTCCTCAGAGCAAGATGgcgaagaggcgcgagagacgcctcaGTTCATGACGGAGTACTTTGAAAAGATCCACGTTCTGAAGCGAGCGCTCCAAGAAATATCCAAAAACCTTGAAAAAATGAAGGACCTCAAACGCGCCGCCGTCACTGCCAGCAATcctgacgaagaaagag ACGCGTCGCACCTGTTGAATAAACTTTTGGACGCGACAACGGGGATGATTCGCAAGACCAAGGGTGCCTTGCAAGTAATAAAGGAAGAAAATCTGCTTTTTACTCGAAGGTTCCCAGAAAAAATAAGTGAAGGCCGAATTCGATTCAACATGCATCAAATCGTCGCGCGCCACCTGCAGCAAATCACCGTTGAGTGCCAGCAAGCCGAAACCGAGTATAAGACGGTCATCAAAAAGCGCATCTGTCGGCAAGTAAAAATCG TTTATCCAGAAGCTTCGGCAGAAGAAGTTGAGCAGCTGGTGGAGTCGGGGGATCTCTCGGCGGCCGCGGCTGTGAAGATGCGTGTGACGGGG ACACATCAGTCTCTCCGCAACGCAGTCGCCGACCTGCAAGACAAGTACCGTGACATTCTTCGACTCGAGCAAA GTGTCGCGGAACTGCACCAGATGTTTGTTGAgctcgctttcctcgtcgacCAGCAAGGCGAGTTGTTGGACCAGATTCAGTACAATGTCACGAATGCCAAGGACTACACGG CccaagcagagaaggagctGCTGCAAGCACGGAAGAACCAGCAATCTGCGAAGAAG CGCATGTGCTGGCTGAGCGTCTGCATTCTGGTGCTCGTCATCATCATTCTCGTCCCTGTGATTCTGAACATCGTCAAGTGA
- a CDS encoding hypothetical protein (encoded by transcript TGME49_209810~Signal peptide predicted by SignalP 2.0 HMM (probability 0.953) with cleavage site probability 0.656 at residue 31~Predicted trans-membrane domain (TMHMM2.0):11-34:53-76:88-111:114-137:172-195:216-239:245-268:289-307), translated as MASDTKRARGYCLSLAGAALGYACLLGVCAAVEINEGIQSLRVLKTPLGSASALIQGRIISLFIVAGFDILVAILSVAAVTFRVPRLTSLLTWAALINGVFSFLCVIVWYLGVRGSLWIVLGVAIPMVRVFASLANVQAAGGDGFEGRNYKTLGQVREDVLSGPGEMRRLGNWAVGMTVGTGALVFSLLCLFIAMLECAGFWNSRLYAPTTQGPNSCLIIHGVVLVVAGMAGLVGAVGTWKSVTSLATAFTVLALPLSLCVLIWWNITYSNDASLPAYNFWKANALVKDHWWFVATAPLGLWCYMALRRLQEKRLSGFEGPDETPESEEQSLLEDNI; from the coding sequence ATGGCGTCCGACACAAAACGCGCACGAGGGTACTGTCTCTCGTTGGCAGGAGCGGCGTTGGGGTACGCTTGTCTGCTGGGCGTCTGTGCAGCGGTGGAGATAAACGAAGGGATTCAGTCGCTGCGAGTTCTGAAAACACCACTGGGTTCAGCTTCAGCGCTTATTCAAGGCCGGATCATCTCCCTTTTCATCGTAGCGGGTTTCGACATTTTGGTCGCGATCCTGTCGGTTGCTGCCGTCACGTTCCGCGTTCCGCGGCTGACGTCCCTGCTGACGTGGGCGGCGTTGATAAACGGTGTTTTCAGCTTCTTGTGCGTTATCGTCTGGTACCTCGGCGTTCGGGGTTCCCTATGGATAGTGCTAGGTGTGGCGATTCCTATGGTccgcgttttcgcttcgcTGGCCAACGTGCAAGCTGCTGGCGGGGATGGATTCGAAGGCAGAAACTACAAGACGCTCGGGCAAGTTCGCGAAGACGTTCTCTCTGGTCCCGGCGAGATGCGCAGGCTGGGCAACTGGGCTGTCGGGATGACTGTCGGCACAGGTGCGCTCGTGTTCAGCTTGCTTTGTCTGTTCATCGCCATGCTCGAATGCGCGGGCTTCTGGAACAGCCGCTTGTACGCTCCGACAACACAGGGCCCAAACTCCTGCCTAATTATTCACGGGGTCGTTCTAGTCGTTGCAGGCATGGCCGGACTGGTGGGGGCAGTAGGCACCTGGAAATCCGTTACGAGTCTCGCGACAGCTTTCACTGTGCTCGCGTTGCCTCTGAGCCTCTGTGTGCTCATCTGGTGGAACATCACATACTCGAATGACGCATCCCTTCCTGCGTATAACTTCTGGAAAGCGAATGCGCTAGTCAAAGACCACTGGTGGTTTGTCGCTACGGCTCCTCTAGGCTTGTGGTGCTACATGGCGCTTAGGCGCCTCCAGGAAAAACGACTCTCTGGGTTCGAGGGCCCAGACGAAACtccagagagcgaggaacaAAGTCTTCTGGAAGACAACATCTAA
- a CDS encoding formate/nitrite transporter protein (encoded by transcript TGME49_209800~Predicted trans-membrane domain (TMHMM2.0):27-50:69-92:111-134:159-182:193-216:235-258), translating into MVVTASPDTYLHVIDYGLKKVRLRFDRLLLQAFMAGVYIGMAGNACISLAGGFSTDPADPKAITAGVQKFIYASIFPVAFIAIIMTGAELFTGNTMTMLICWFERRITIWQLLQNWAGSFLGNWLGTMFSAYFLTYLCCPFDHDPYLSYLNYTAASKVSYGWGSCFLRGVGCNTWVCLAVWFVVACDDAAGKILALWFPIVAFVLSSYEHIIANLYTLQLCAMLGVDTSLADMIAFNLLPTLLGNLFGGCGLIGMVYFYNFYPVVGHGDDAAEGSICGSSEKEECPSLVGVPRGASVNSLAVSAIPSVFSAPRGQRESFAGESSTLVMGDIKRQRSMASTRKLGGGADKKDVQLTVRQFDETEMQSTMEDMFGLEDPRNAPKGNPGTNPPSKSPESSATGGTGAAASPTATS; encoded by the coding sequence ATGGTGGTGACAGCGTCTCCGGATACGTACCTCCATGTCATCGACTACGGTTTGAAGAAGGTGCGCCTGCGGTTCGaccgcctccttctccaggCCTTCATGGCTGGCGTGTACATTGGGATGGCGGGGAACGCATGTATTTCGTTGGCCGGTGGGTTTTCCACGGATCCCGCGGACCCGAAGGCGATCACGGCGGGCGTGCAGAAGTTCATTTACGCGTCGATTTTCCCGGTGGCGTTCATTGCGATCATCATGACGGGCGCGGAGCTGTTCACCGGAAACACGATGACGATGCTGATTTGCTGGTTCGAGCGCCGCATCACCATTTGGCAACTGCTGCAGAACTGGGCAGGCAGCTTCCTCGGCAACTGGCTCGGCACGATGTTCTCGGCCTACTTCCTCACGTATCTTTGCTGTCCCTTTGACCACGACCCGTACCTGAGCTACTTGAACTACACGGCGGCATCCAAAGTCAGCTACGGCTGGGGGAGTTGTTTCTTGCGGGGAGTTGGCTGCAACACCTGGGTGTGTCTGGCAGTGTGGTTTGTCGTTGCATGCGATGATGCGGCCGGAAAAATTCTTGCACTGTGGTTTCCGATCGTCGCCTTCGTGCTCTCTTCCTACGAGCACATTATCGCGAACCTGTACACTCTGCAGCTCTGCGCGATGCTCGGCGTTGACACCTCCCTCGCGGACATGATTGCCTTCAACCTCTTGCCCACGCTCCTCGGCAACCTGTTTGGCGGCTGCGGGTTGATCGGCATGGTCTACTTCTACAATTTCTATCCCGTCGTTGGCCACGGCGACGACGCCGCAGAAGGCAGCATTTGCGgcagcagcgagaaagaggagtgCCCCTCACTGGTGGGGGTTCCGCGCGGCGCCTCCGTGAACAGTCTGGCTGTTTCGGCTATTCCGTCGGTCTTCTCGGCGCCTCGCGGCCAGCGAGAAAGCTTCGCCGGTGAAAGCAGCACCCTCGTCATGGGCGACATCAAGCGACAACGCAGCATGGCGTCGACTCGGAAACTCGGCGGGGGTGCTGACAAAAAGGACGTCCAGCTGACGGTGCGACAGTTCGACGAAACGGAAATGCAAAGCACTATGGAAGACATGTTTGGTCTCGAGGATCCGAGAAACGCGCCCAAGGGAAACCCTGGAACTAATCCCCCAAGCAAATCCCCCGAGTCCTCTGCGACCGGAGGGACGGGTGCCGCCGCCTCGCCCACAGCGACAAGCTGA
- a CDS encoding radical SAM domain-containing protein (encoded by transcript TGME49_209790~Predicted trans-membrane domain (TMHMM2.0):591-614), with the protein MARRPPEAAREQAVDLESGASRCSSQTFSESSPAPRRESRTSVFDASALLSALDGKTVHAQKIWRYVVQKNVQDFREIPDLPRRLYATLAENFCLHASRVLRTKTSRDRSTTKLLLEFPDGSQIETCIMRYGAVQYALFPESKRPTEKENHGGSIKAREEAEEGAEGGQQGDEEEEGEEEGGEEEGENEEEARAASEKQEKAGDEQRLYKSNRRATVCLSAQVGCQMGCTFCATGTMGKKRNLAEWEILEQLYHASRVETIRNIVFMGMGEPLDNYNSVVSSIRFMTQPNKFAIGGHRVCISTVGLPHKIRQLASDLPACRLALSLHAPDQPTRLKLMPRAAAGWKLERVLEATDEFVKQQKRLNSTGMKNIGLLVEYIMIQDVNDTLEQAHALGRILQPRADAVIVNLIPYNPTDVPYDYKPSTQERVDDFLTILRKEYAIKVLVRQTLGQDIDSACGQLVVRAGQEESRGKMSDTSDESEDESSGASPQLKAEDQGSTSMASCAEGRLSRTRSRGEEDTDDTSADWVETQTTTSFHSCWQVVKEWIALPKWMRSYKNVSSGWWPTLTSDADGEDEDNNGETDAELQRKQAVLAASLAAFAGVAAAGVTHWILRRARV; encoded by the exons ATGGCGCGCCGTCCGCCTGAGGCGGCCAGAGAGCAGGCCGTCGATCTGGAGTCCGgcgcctctcgctgttcttccCAGACGTTCTCGGAGTCTTCTCCCGCTCCacgcagagagagtcgaACTTCAGTCTTCGAcgcctctgctctcctctctgccctgGACGGCAaaactgtgcatgcacaaaag atcTGGCGCTACGTCGTGCAGAAGAACGTCCAGGACTTCAGAGAGATCCCCGATTTGCCGAGGCGGCTGTACGCGACGCTCGCGGAGAActtctgtctgcatgcgtctcgcgTTTTGCGGACGAAGACCAGCCGCGACAGATCGACAACCAAGCTCCTGCTGGAGTTCCCAGACGGCAGCCAGATTGAAACATGCATCATGCGCTACGGCGCAGTGCAGTACGCTCTCTTTCCAGAGTCCAAGAGgccaacagagaaagagaatcACGGCGGAAGCATAaaggcgagggaagaagcagaggaaggagcagagggaggacaacagggagacgaagaagaagaaggagaagaagaagggggagaagaagaaggagagaacgaggaagaagcgagagccGCTAgtgagaagcaggagaaggcgggagatGAGCAGCGGCTTTACAAGAGCAATCGACGCGCGACGGTTTGCTTGTCTGCGCAG GTCGGCTGCCAAATGGGATGTACCTTCTGTGCGACGGGGACGATGGGGAAGAAGCGCAACTTGGCGGAGTGGGAGATTCTGGAGCAGCTTTACCACGCGAGCAG AGTTGAAACAATTCGCAATATTGTTTTCATGGGCATGGGAGAGCCTCTGGACAACTACAacagcgtcgtctcgtccaTTCG ATTCATGACTCAGCCCAACAAGTTTGCAATTGGGGGTCACCGCGTTTGTATCAGCACTGTTGGTCTTCCCCACAAAATTCGACAACTCGCCTCAGACCTCCCTGCCTGCCGGCTTGCCCTCTCGCTCCATGCGCCAGATCAACCAACGCGTCTGAAGCTCATGCCCAGAGCTGCTGCT GGATGGAAACTCGAGAGGGTCTTGGAAGCGACGGACGAGTTtgtgaagcagcagaagcgccTGAACAGCACGGGCATGAAGAACATC ggacTGCTAGTCGAATACATCATGATTCAAGATGTCAACGACACCCTTGAACAAGCACATGCACTCGGGCGCATTCTCCAGCCGCGTGCAGACGCAGTTATTGTCAATTTGATTCCTTACAATCCCACGGACGTTCCCTATGATTACAA GCCGTCGACCCAGGAGCGAGTTGACGACTTTTTGACGATTCTGCGAAAGGAATACGCCATCAAGGTTCTCGTGAGGCAAACGCTCGGTCAA GACATCGACAGTGCTTGCGGCCAGCTGGTGGTACGGGCAGGCCAAGAGGAGAGCCGAGGAAAGATGTCAGACACGAGCGACGAGAGTGAGGATGAAAGTTCGGGGGCTTCTCCTCAGTTGAAAGCCGAAGACCAAGGTTCAACGTCCATGGCGTCCTGCGCGGAagggcgtctctctcgaacgagaagcagaggcgaggaagacacggACGATACGTCAGCGGACTGGGTGGAGACTCAGACAACGACGTCTTTCCACTCTTGCTGGCAAGTCGTTAAAGAGTGGATTGCACTTCCAAAGTGGATGCGGAGCTACAAGAATGTCAGCAGTGGATGGTGGCCGACCCTAACAAGCGATGCAGACGGGGAGGACGAGGATAATAACGGAGAAACCGATGCAGAGCTTCAGCGGAAACAGGCAGTTTTGGCTGCTTCGCTGGCGGCGTTTGCCGGAGTCGCTGCCGCGGGGGTAACTCACTGGATTTTGAGGCGCGCTCGAGTGTAG
- a CDS encoding hypothetical protein (encoded by transcript TGME49_209780), translating into MGETRMQTRPVGARPPWEGEENERRGGLQRPAALNGFDVDAVLLVRIDSCHQLTLPRDWKAAACKRSKVKKTNALPWSRRTVEAPQTGEEAEVESPRRKEEKERTNGRATDSEGRGTTHTEGKGEGKGCADGEKKRRRKERGRRRQEERRQRRQTTGGGSQKPQNR; encoded by the coding sequence ATGGGCGAAACGCGAATGCAAACGCGGCCGGTGGGGGCAAGACCGCCCTGGGAGGGTGAAGAGAACGAACGGCGCGGAGGACTTCAACGGCCGGCAGCATTGAACGGATTCGACGTCGACGCCGTTCTGCTCGTCCGCATCGACTCCTGTCATCAGTTGACTTTGCCGCGGGATTGGAaggcggctgcatgcaagcgctCCAAAGTAAAAAAGACAAACGCTCTTCCTTGGAGTCGACGCACGGTCGAGGCTCCGCAGAccggagaggaggcagaggtcGAGAGTcctcgaagaaaggaggaaaaggaaaggacgaACGGGAGAGCCACAGACAGCGAGGGCAGAGGAACGACTCACACCgaggggaagggagaggggaagggatgcgcagacggagagaaaaagcgaagaaggaaggaaagagggagaaggagacaggaagagcgcagacagcgacggcAGACGACGGGTGGAGGCAGCCAGAAGCCGCAAAATCGCTAG